In Zingiber officinale cultivar Zhangliang chromosome 1A, Zo_v1.1, whole genome shotgun sequence, a genomic segment contains:
- the LOC122022598 gene encoding adenosylhomocysteinase-like, with product MALIVEKTSTGREYKVKDLSQADFGRLEIELAEVEMPGLMACRTEYGPSKPFAGARISGSLHMTIQTAVLIETLTALGAEVRWCSCNIFSTQDHAAAAIARDSAAVFAWKGETLAEYWWCTERALDWGAGGGPDLIVDDGGDATLLIHEGVKAEEEYEKSGKLPDPASTDNAEFQIVLSIIRDGLKVDPKKYHKMKGRLVGVSEETTTGVKRLYQMQASGALLFPAINVNDSVTKSKFDNLYGCRHSLPDGLMRATDVMIAGKVAVVCGYGDVGKGCASALKQAGARVIVTEIDPICALQALMEGIPVLTLEDVVSEADIFVTTTGNKDIIMVDHMKKMKNNAIVCNIGHFDNEIDMHGLETYPGVKRITIKPQTDRWVFPETNSGIIVLAEGRLMNLGCATGHPSFVMSCSFTNQVIAQLELWKERSSGKYEKKVYVLPKHLDEKVAALHLGKLGAKLTKLTPAQAAYISIPVEGPYKPAHYRY from the exons ATGGCTCTGATCGTGGAGAAGACTTCCACTGGGAGGGAGTACAAGGTCAAGGACCTCTCTCAGGCCGACTTCGGTCGCCTCGAGATTGAGCTCGCCGAGGTCGAGATGCCCGGCCTCATGGCCTGCCGCACCGAGTACGGCCCCTCCAAGCCCTTCGCCGGCGCTCGCATCTCCGGATCCCTCCACATGACCATTCAGACTGCCGTCCTCATCGAGACCCTCACCGCCCTTGGCGCGGAGGTTCGCTGGTGCTCTTGTAACATCTTCTCCACTCAGGACCACGCTGCCGCTGCCATCGCTCGCGATTCGGCGGCTGTCTTCGCTTGGAAAGGCGAGACGCTCGCCGAGTATTGGTGGTGCACTGAGCGTGCCCTTGACTGGGGAGCCGGAGGCGGCCCGGATCTCATCGTTGACGATGGCGGTGATGCGACGCTCCTCATCCATGAAGGGGTCAAGGCCGAGGAAGAGTACGAGAAGAGCGGCAAGTTGCCGGATCCTGCCTCCACCGACAACGCTGAGTTCCAGATCGTGCTGAGTATTATCCGCGACGGGCTCAAGGTCGATCCCAAGAAGTATCACAAGATGAAGGGGCGGCTAGTTGGTGTATCGGAGGAAACGACCACTGGTGTTAAGCGGCTGTACCAGATGCAGGCCAGCGGCGCCTTGCTCTTCCCTGCGATCAACGTGAATGACTCTGTCACAAAGAGCAAG TTCGACAATCTGTATGGGTGCCGCCATTCTCTCCCTGATGGGCTCATGAGGGCTACCGACGTTATGATCGCCGGCAAGGTTGCTGTGGTCTGTGGCTACGGAGATGTCGGCAAGGGTTGCGCCTCTGCTTTGAAGCAGGCAGGTGCCCGGGTCATCGTTACTGAGATCGACCCCATCTGTGCTCTCCAGGCTCTGATGGAGGGCATCCCTGTTCTCACCTTGGAGGATGTTGTTTCGGAGGCTGATATCTTCGTCACCACCACCGGAAATAAAGACATCATCATGGTGGATcacatgaagaagatgaagaacaatgcCATTGTATGCAACATTGGCCACTTCGACAATGAGATCGACATGCACGGGCTTGAGACTTACCCAGGCGTCAAGCGCATCACCATCAAACCCCAAACAGACCGCTGGGTGTTCCCTGAGACAAATTCTGGCATCATCGTTCTTGCGGAGGGGCGTCTTATGAACCTTGGTTGTGCCACTGGCCATCCCAGCTTCGTCATGTCCTGCTCGTTCACCAATCAG GTGATTGCGCAGCTTGAGTTGTGGAAGGAAAGGAGCAGCGGAAAATATGAGAAGAAAGTGTACGTGCTACCTAAGCATCTTGATGAGAAGGTGGCGGCTCTGCACCTGGGTAAGTTAGGAGCCAAGCTTACCAAGCTCACACCAGCTCAGGCCGCGTACATCAGCATCCCCGTTGAAGGCCCTTACAAACCTGCTCACTACAGGTACTAA